One Lycium barbarum isolate Lr01 chromosome 5, ASM1917538v2, whole genome shotgun sequence genomic window carries:
- the LOC132641529 gene encoding transcription factor MYB124-like isoform X1, with protein sequence MQNMKKSGNSCEAAKPKERHIVSWSQEEDDILREQIRIHGTDNWTIIASKFKDKTTRQCRRRWFTYLNSDFKKGGWSPEEDMLLCEAQKIFGNRWTEIAKVVSGRTDNAVKNRFTTLCKKRAKHEALAKENSNSYINLNNKRVIFPDGLNIDNITKSAAIKKLRTSNISDVLQNGNSREKSVGDSGTTHPVLRHPFAVLAQNLHNAGTTENAASDNKTQGTFLKKDDPKIHALMEQAELLSSLAMKVNTENTDQSLESAWKILQDFLQQTKDGDTLKFQLPEMNFEPDDYKNLIADSRSSNEGSRPSWRQPALSEDSAGSSEYSTGSTLLSHALADKTDESQTEVCAHHQDIESESRTSQMSDQAGLHELENGTSSRVSTTRDTLPVCDEEKVNNGPATAECDFLNTDYSSPLQVTPLFRSLAAEIPTPKFSESERQFLLKTLGVESTNLSQPPSCKRALLHSL encoded by the exons ATGCAAAATATGAAGAAAAGTGGAAATAGTTGTGAAGCTGCTAAGCCTAAAGAAAGACATATTGTTTCTTGGTCTCAAGAG GAGGATGATATATTAAGAGAGCAAATTCGAATCCATGGAACAGACAA TTGGACGATCATCGCATCAAAGTTCAAGGATAAAACAACAAGGCAATGCAGAAGAAG ATGGTTCACTTATTTGAACTCTGATTTCAAGAAAGGAGGGTGGTCACCTGAAGAAGATATGCTTTTATGTGAG GCTCAAAAGATTTTTGGAAACAGATGGACTGAAATTGCCAAGGTGGTTTCAGGCAG AACGGATAATGCTGTGAAGAATCGGTTCACTACGTTGTGCAAAAAGAGAGCAAAGCATGAAGCTTTGGCTAAAGAAAACAGCAATTCATACATTAACCTAAATAACAAGAGGGTTATTTTTCCAGATGGACTTAATATTGACAACATAACCAAAAGTGCTGCTATTAAAAAGCTGAG GACGAGCAACATTTCAGATGTCCTTCAAAATGGTAACAGCAGAGAAAAATCTGTTGGTGATAGCGGAACGACACATCCAGTACTAAGACATCCATTTGCAGTACTAGCTCAAAACTTGCATAATGCTGGGACAACTGAAAATG CAGCTAGCGACAACAAAACTCAAGGAACATTCCTTAAGAAAGATGATCCAAAGATACATGCTTTGATGGAACAAGCCGAGCTCCTCAGCTCACTGGCAATGAAAGTCAATACAGAGAATACGGATCAAAGCCTTGAAAGTGCTTGGAAG ATACTTCAAGATTTTCTTCAACAGACAAAGGATGGCGATACACTCAAGTTCCAGCTCCCTGAGATGAATTTTGAACCTGATGATTATAAGAACCTGATAGCAGATTCAAGGAGTAGTAATGAAGGCAGTCGACCATCTTGGAG GCAACCTGCTTTATCTGAAGATTCTGCTGGAAGCTCTGAGTATAGTACTGGATCAACTCTGCTATCCCATGCACTCGCTGATAAAACAGATGAAAGCCAAACCGAGGTGTGTGCGCATCATCAGGATATCGAATCTGAATCACGAACTTCTCAAATGAGTGATCAAGCTGGGCTTCATGAATTAGAAAATGGAACCTCCTCCCGTGTATCCACCACTCGAG ATACTTTGCCAGTATGTGATGAAGAAAAAGTGAATAATGGACCAGCTACAGCTGAATGTGATTTTCTGAATACAGATTACAGTTCTCCTCTTCAAGTTACTCCACTCTTCAGATCTTTAGCTGCAGAAATTCCCACTCCAAAGTTTTCAGAAAGT GAGAGGCAGTTCCTATTGAAAACACTCGGAGTGGAGTCCACAAATCTTTCACAACCTCCTTCGTGCAAAAGAGCCCTCCTCCACAGTCTATAA
- the LOC132641529 gene encoding transcription factor MYB88-like isoform X3, giving the protein MLLCEAQKIFGNRWTEIAKVVSGRTDNAVKNRFTTLCKKRAKHEALAKENSNSYINLNNKRVIFPDGLNIDNITKSAAIKKLRTSNISDVLQNGNSREKSVGDSGTTHPVLRHPFAVLAQNLHNAGTTENAASDNKTQGTFLKKDDPKIHALMEQAELLSSLAMKVNTENTDQSLESAWKILQDFLQQTKDGDTLKFQLPEMNFEPDDYKNLIADSRSSNEGSRPSWRQPALSEDSAGSSEYSTGSTLLSHALADKTDESQTEVCAHHQDIESESRTSQMSDQAGLHELENGTSSRVSTTRDTLPVCDEEKVNNGPATAECDFLNTDYSSPLQVTPLFRSLAAEIPTPKFSESERQFLLKTLGVESTNLSQPPSCKRALLHSL; this is encoded by the exons ATGCTTTTATGTGAG GCTCAAAAGATTTTTGGAAACAGATGGACTGAAATTGCCAAGGTGGTTTCAGGCAG AACGGATAATGCTGTGAAGAATCGGTTCACTACGTTGTGCAAAAAGAGAGCAAAGCATGAAGCTTTGGCTAAAGAAAACAGCAATTCATACATTAACCTAAATAACAAGAGGGTTATTTTTCCAGATGGACTTAATATTGACAACATAACCAAAAGTGCTGCTATTAAAAAGCTGAG GACGAGCAACATTTCAGATGTCCTTCAAAATGGTAACAGCAGAGAAAAATCTGTTGGTGATAGCGGAACGACACATCCAGTACTAAGACATCCATTTGCAGTACTAGCTCAAAACTTGCATAATGCTGGGACAACTGAAAATG CAGCTAGCGACAACAAAACTCAAGGAACATTCCTTAAGAAAGATGATCCAAAGATACATGCTTTGATGGAACAAGCCGAGCTCCTCAGCTCACTGGCAATGAAAGTCAATACAGAGAATACGGATCAAAGCCTTGAAAGTGCTTGGAAG ATACTTCAAGATTTTCTTCAACAGACAAAGGATGGCGATACACTCAAGTTCCAGCTCCCTGAGATGAATTTTGAACCTGATGATTATAAGAACCTGATAGCAGATTCAAGGAGTAGTAATGAAGGCAGTCGACCATCTTGGAG GCAACCTGCTTTATCTGAAGATTCTGCTGGAAGCTCTGAGTATAGTACTGGATCAACTCTGCTATCCCATGCACTCGCTGATAAAACAGATGAAAGCCAAACCGAGGTGTGTGCGCATCATCAGGATATCGAATCTGAATCACGAACTTCTCAAATGAGTGATCAAGCTGGGCTTCATGAATTAGAAAATGGAACCTCCTCCCGTGTATCCACCACTCGAG ATACTTTGCCAGTATGTGATGAAGAAAAAGTGAATAATGGACCAGCTACAGCTGAATGTGATTTTCTGAATACAGATTACAGTTCTCCTCTTCAAGTTACTCCACTCTTCAGATCTTTAGCTGCAGAAATTCCCACTCCAAAGTTTTCAGAAAGT GAGAGGCAGTTCCTATTGAAAACACTCGGAGTGGAGTCCACAAATCTTTCACAACCTCCTTCGTGCAAAAGAGCCCTCCTCCACAGTCTATAA
- the LOC132641529 gene encoding transcription factor MYB124-like isoform X2, translated as MQNMKKSGNSCEAAKPKERHIVSWSQEEDDILREQIRIHGTDNWTIIASKFKDKTTRQCRRRWFTYLNSDFKKGGWSPEEDMLLCEAQKIFGNRWTEIAKVVSGRTDNAVKNRFTTLCKKRAKHEALAKENSNSYINLNNKRVIFPDGLNIDNITKSAAIKKLRTSNISDVLQNGNSREKSVGDSGTTHPVLRHPFAVLAQNLHNAGTTENASDNKTQGTFLKKDDPKIHALMEQAELLSSLAMKVNTENTDQSLESAWKILQDFLQQTKDGDTLKFQLPEMNFEPDDYKNLIADSRSSNEGSRPSWRQPALSEDSAGSSEYSTGSTLLSHALADKTDESQTEVCAHHQDIESESRTSQMSDQAGLHELENGTSSRVSTTRDTLPVCDEEKVNNGPATAECDFLNTDYSSPLQVTPLFRSLAAEIPTPKFSESERQFLLKTLGVESTNLSQPPSCKRALLHSL; from the exons ATGCAAAATATGAAGAAAAGTGGAAATAGTTGTGAAGCTGCTAAGCCTAAAGAAAGACATATTGTTTCTTGGTCTCAAGAG GAGGATGATATATTAAGAGAGCAAATTCGAATCCATGGAACAGACAA TTGGACGATCATCGCATCAAAGTTCAAGGATAAAACAACAAGGCAATGCAGAAGAAG ATGGTTCACTTATTTGAACTCTGATTTCAAGAAAGGAGGGTGGTCACCTGAAGAAGATATGCTTTTATGTGAG GCTCAAAAGATTTTTGGAAACAGATGGACTGAAATTGCCAAGGTGGTTTCAGGCAG AACGGATAATGCTGTGAAGAATCGGTTCACTACGTTGTGCAAAAAGAGAGCAAAGCATGAAGCTTTGGCTAAAGAAAACAGCAATTCATACATTAACCTAAATAACAAGAGGGTTATTTTTCCAGATGGACTTAATATTGACAACATAACCAAAAGTGCTGCTATTAAAAAGCTGAG GACGAGCAACATTTCAGATGTCCTTCAAAATGGTAACAGCAGAGAAAAATCTGTTGGTGATAGCGGAACGACACATCCAGTACTAAGACATCCATTTGCAGTACTAGCTCAAAACTTGCATAATGCTGGGACAACTGAAAATG CTAGCGACAACAAAACTCAAGGAACATTCCTTAAGAAAGATGATCCAAAGATACATGCTTTGATGGAACAAGCCGAGCTCCTCAGCTCACTGGCAATGAAAGTCAATACAGAGAATACGGATCAAAGCCTTGAAAGTGCTTGGAAG ATACTTCAAGATTTTCTTCAACAGACAAAGGATGGCGATACACTCAAGTTCCAGCTCCCTGAGATGAATTTTGAACCTGATGATTATAAGAACCTGATAGCAGATTCAAGGAGTAGTAATGAAGGCAGTCGACCATCTTGGAG GCAACCTGCTTTATCTGAAGATTCTGCTGGAAGCTCTGAGTATAGTACTGGATCAACTCTGCTATCCCATGCACTCGCTGATAAAACAGATGAAAGCCAAACCGAGGTGTGTGCGCATCATCAGGATATCGAATCTGAATCACGAACTTCTCAAATGAGTGATCAAGCTGGGCTTCATGAATTAGAAAATGGAACCTCCTCCCGTGTATCCACCACTCGAG ATACTTTGCCAGTATGTGATGAAGAAAAAGTGAATAATGGACCAGCTACAGCTGAATGTGATTTTCTGAATACAGATTACAGTTCTCCTCTTCAAGTTACTCCACTCTTCAGATCTTTAGCTGCAGAAATTCCCACTCCAAAGTTTTCAGAAAGT GAGAGGCAGTTCCTATTGAAAACACTCGGAGTGGAGTCCACAAATCTTTCACAACCTCCTTCGTGCAAAAGAGCCCTCCTCCACAGTCTATAA